Proteins encoded together in one Lagopus muta isolate bLagMut1 chromosome 3, bLagMut1 primary, whole genome shotgun sequence window:
- the CCDC201 gene encoding coiled-coil domain-containing protein 201 — MHHLGRFCSKECWEVTRAIRIEAGSLVRSPEKERSSRRLQMELNSTDSKPDFQMSEEEDSIWDVKRSLKRKVVKHSTPVDSVFSRKMLSLSGPINQSIKDQDLSKRAYISPVPKSTLGRSVAQLSLASVEAYFPQMSPKRFSEVFDLQDSSRKISHSSQVAYSRKRLSTVLASDESNVEASEKVVSSAETQTPTKASEKLAVTPKSGSSWMISGIPGIKDPPMLKKKKTDTAIVRKKQREWVLRQLKNIEEATKHELTIEEV; from the exons ATGCATCATCTGGGGAGGTTCTGCAGCAAAGAATGCTGGGAAGTTACCAGGGCTATAAGAATTGAAGCAGGATCTTTAGTTAGATCACCTGAAAAGGAGAGAAGTAGTAGAAGACTTCAGATGGAACTTAATAGCACTG ACAGCAAACCTGACTTCCAGATGTCAGAGGAAGAAGATTCTATTTGGGATGTTAAAAGATCTCTAAAAAGGAAAGTGGTGAAACACAGCACTCCAGTGGACTCAGTGTTCTCAAGAAAAATGCTATCTCTTTCGGGTCCAATCAATCAGTCAATCAAGGACCAAGATCTCAGTAAGAGAGCTTATATATCCCCAGTGCCAAAATCAACTCTAGGTAGGTCAGTAGCTCAACTATCACTAGCAAGTGTTGAAGCATACTTCCCTCAAATGTCTCCAAAAAGGTTTTCAGAAGTATTTGACTTGCAAGATTCCAGCAGAAAGATAAGCCATAGTTCTCAAGTTGCGTATTCTAGAAAACGACTTTCCACAGTGTTGGCATCTGATGAATCAAATGTAGAGGCAAGTGAAAAGGTTGTCTCAAGTGCGGAGACTCAAACTCCCACAAAAGCATCTGAGAAGTTAGCAGTAACTCCCAAGAGTGGATCTTCATGGATGATTTCTGGAATACCAGGAATAAAAGATCCTCCAatgttgaaaaagaagaaaactgatacAGCTATTGTG agaaagaaacaaagagaatggGTGCTTCGCCAACTGAAGAACATCGAGGAAGCAACAAAACATGAATTAACAATTGAAGAAGTTTGA